One segment of Panicum virgatum strain AP13 chromosome 3K, P.virgatum_v5, whole genome shotgun sequence DNA contains the following:
- the LOC120697077 gene encoding transcription factor MYB3R-1-like isoform X2: MTSEGQMTSKGTEASAPAVPPDEGVRKEPQKGRLPNGRTTGPARRSSKGNWTAEEDDILRKAVETYKGKNWKKIAECFPGRTDVQCLHRWQKVLNPELVKGPWSKEEDDIIIQMVNKLGPKKWSTIAQALPGRIGKQCRERWHNHLNPGINKEAWTQEEEIKLIHVHQTYGNKWAELTKFLPGRTDNAIKNHWHSSVKKKIDSYRASGLLAQFQGLAPVEYTTGGLSVDSSSAMTNQISEDSGLNIFREVEDSTELSQSSFAKGSCSQEELTDVTLGSHLNVHESLCQDGFINADNAASALPEMHHQLSTSDMDQDKHFQDELSQGMDLDKQLQLQQEFSQGMDLHLDIDEVPNNFVMTDSHASNELTGQFQDTQIMHSSENGVSLIPYAVTPCVSILPSVPECDNNINMMCEVGIKNEDCFQTEQWQNISIEPGSYSSEAANNFSAPLYPLQTSEPATMMGGPSNYQTFVTSLPPSFISSDGTSNASDVKFEKNRCSVSHQDLEIKTCHNSSGDPDQSSYISSEGDRNRTSEPMDSIPDSEKKQLVDLEQSCLEPISCEGDRNRISESMDSIPDSEKKQLVDLEQSCLEPTAYIGKEALSSHGDSVLSEKEDAGALCYEPPCFASFEVPFVSCELVTSSDLPEYSPLGIRELMRSSLNFPTPVRLWGSPTRDGSPDAVLKNAAKSFVCTPSIMKKRPRDLSSPTPDIRNEKKLNAEKDCGRSGMSSTRIGKSCMDTPDDFVDLVSPTRKTAFQKKLKLSQENKENLNQITDQGENEGNAKVNHFTEGKRCSTVNSDSTNSLHSAGILTDRSVDNLNTPKHGPNYESQRLNTSTKAWSNSKDIIFSRSKPSELLVEKSIPCIDADYEYVNILADTPGIKRGLESPSAWKSPLFTQDAYFMSPASRAFDALGLVKQINEQSAAALEEAHEVLASGSPWKRHCKENNDKENTAWKNEVGTSKPPSKPMAEGRVLDFNECSTPVRKKEDKTVDLALGGSASSSVASSYLWMNVR; encoded by the exons ATGACGAGCGAAGGGCAGATGACTTCGAAGGGCACAGAGGCTTCAGCTCCTGCTGTTCCTCCTGATGAAGGAGTCAGAAAAGAACCTCAAAAAGGGCGATTGCCCAATGG GAGGACAACTGGTCCAGCACGTCGCTCATCAAAGGGAAACTGGACTGCAGAAGAG GATGACATACTTCGCAAAGCTGTTGAAACTTACAAAGGGAAAAATTGGAAAAAGATAG CTGAATGTTTTCCAGGTAGGACCGATGTTCAATGTTTGCATAGGTGGCAGAAGGTTTTgaaccctgaacttgttaaagGGCCATGGTCCAAAGAA gAAGATGATATCATTATTCAGATGGTAAACAAACTTGGGCCAAAGAAATGGTCAACCATTGCCCAAGCTCTGCCTGGACGTATTGGAAAGCAATGTCGAGAAAG ATGGCACAACCATCTTAATCCAGGGATCAATAAGGAAGCTTGGACACAAGAGGAGGAAATCAAGCTCATCCATGTTCATCAAACCTATGGAAACAAATGGGCTGAACTGACAAAGTTTTTACCAGGAAG GACAGACAATGCAATAAAAAATCATTGGCACAGCTCGGTGAAGAAGAAAATTGATTCATACAGAGCATCTGGATTACTGGCTCAATTCCAGGGCCTAGCACCTGTTGAATACACTACTGGTGGTTTAAGTGTTGATTCTTCATCTGCAATGACCAACCAAATTAGTGAAGACAGTGGTCTTAATATTTTTCGGGAGGTGGAAGATTCGACAGAGTTAAGTCAATCATCGTTTGCCAAGGGTTCTTGCTCTCAGGAGGAGCTAACTGATGTCACTTTGGGATCTCATTTAAATGTGCATGAATCATTGTGTCAGGATGGTTTCATTAATGCTGACAATGCTGCTTCTGCATTACCTGAGATGCATCACCAGTTATCCACTTCTGACATGGATCAAGATAAACACTTCCAGGACGAGTTATCTCAAGGGATGGATTTGGATAAACAGTTGCAATTGCAGCAAGAATTTTCTCAAGGAATGGATTTGCATCTTGACATAGATGAAGTACCAAACAATTTTGTGATGACAGATAGCCATGCATCCAATGAGCTTACGGGTCAATTTCAGGACACACAGATTATGCATAGTTCAGAAAATGGAGTATCTTTGATACCTTATGCTGTAACACCATGTGTTTCCATCTTACCTAGTGTTCCTGAATGTGACAATAACATAAATATGATGTGTGAAGTGGGCATAAAAAATGAGGATTGTTTCCAGACTGAACAGTGGCAGAATATTTCCATTGAACCAGGTTCATATTCTTCTGAAGCTGCAAACAACTTTTCTGCACCACTTTACCCATTGCAGACATCTGAACCTGCAACCATGATGGGCGGCCCTTCGAACTATCAGACTTTTGTAACATCATTACCGCCATCCTTCATTTCTTCAGATGGTACTTCCAATGCATCTGATGTCAAATTTGAGAAGAATCGCTGTTCTGTTTCTCACCAAGATTTGGAGATTAAAACCTGCCACAATTCTTCAGGTGATCCTGATCAAAGTTCATATATTAGCAGCGAAGGTGACAGAAACAGGACTTCTGAACCAATGGACAGCATACCAGATTCTGAAAAGAAACAGCTGGTTGATCTTGAACAATCATGTTTGGAGCCCATTAGCTGCGAAGGTGACAGAAACAGGATTTCTGAATCAATGGACAGCATACCAGATTCTGAAAAGAAACAGCTGGTTGATCTCGAACAATCATGTTTGGAGCCTACAGCCTACATTGGAAAAGAAGCACTATCAAGTCATGGTGACTCTGTATTAAGCGAAAAGGAGGATGCTGGAGCTTTATGCTATGAACCTCCTTGCTTTGCGAGCTTTGAAGTTCCCTTTGTCAGCTGCGAGCTTGTAACCTCAAGTGATCTCCCAGAATACAGTCCTCTTGGCATTCGAGAGTTGATGAGGTCATCCTTGAATTTCCCTACCCCAGTAAGATTGTGGGGCTCCCCTACTCGTGATGGTAGTCCTGATGCTGTGCTAAAAAATGCTGCCAAAAGTTTTGTGTGCACCCCATCCATAATGAAAAAACGGCCGAGGGATCTCTCATCTCCAACTCCTGATAtaagaaatgaaaagaaattgaaTGCTGAAAAGGATTGTGGGAGGTCAGGCATGTCCTCTACAAGAATTGGGAAATCTTGCATGGACACCCCTGATGATTTTGTTGATTTAGTTTCGCCGACAAGGAAAACTGCATTTCAAAAGAAGCTCAAGCTTTCtcaagaaaacaaagaaaatttaAATCAAATTACTGATCAGGGAGAAAATGAAGGCAATGCAAAGGTAAACCATTTCACAGAAGGCAAGAGATGTTCCACTGTGAACAGTGATTCCACAAACAGTTTA CATTCTGCAGGGATTCTTACTGATAGAAGTGTCGACAACCTCAATACACCTAAGCATGGTCCAAATTATGAAAGTCAGAGGCTAAATACCAGTACAAAGGCTTGGTCTAACTCTAAAGATATAATATTTTCTAGATCAAAGCCATCTGAACTTCTCGTTGAGAAATCTATACCCTGCATTGATGCAGATTACGAGTATGTGAACAT ATTGGCTGATACTCCAGGTATTAAAAGAGGCTTAGAATCTCCCTCTGCATGGAAGTCTCCTTTGTTCACA CAGGATGCATACTTCATGAGCCCAGCAAGCAGAGCTTTTGATGCCTTAGGATTGGTGAAGCAGATTAATGAGCAGAGTGCTGCTGCTTTGGAGGAAGCGCATGAGGTTCTGGCAAGCGGTAGCCCATGGAAGCGACACTGCAAGGAAAACAATGACAAAGAAAATACAGCTTGGAAGAACGAAGTTGGAACAAGCAAACCTCCATCCAAACCCATG GCAGAAGGACGGGTGCTCGATTTCAATGAATGCTCCACACCTGTGAGGAAGAAAGAAGATAAGACAGTGGACCTCGCTTTAGGAGGATCTGCAAGCTCCTCTGTTGCTTCCTCTTATCTTTGGATGAATGTGCGGTAG
- the LOC120697077 gene encoding transcription factor MYB3R-1-like isoform X3, which produces MTSEGQMTSKGTEASAPAVPPDEGVRKEPQKGRLPNGRTTGPARRSSKGNWTAEEDDILRKAVETYKGKNWKKIAECFPGRTDVQCLHRWQKVLNPELVKGPWSKEEDDIIIQMVNKLGPKKWSTIAQALPGRIGKQCRERWHNHLNPGINKEAWTQEEEIKLIHVHQTYGNKWAELTKFLPGRTDNAIKNHWHSSVKKKIDSYRASGLLAQFQGLAPVEYTTGGLSVDSSSAMTNQISEDSGLNIFREVEDSTELSQSSFAKGSCSQEELTDVTLGSHLNVHESLCQDGFINADNAASALPEMHHQLSTSDMDQDKHFQDELSQGMDLDKQLQLQQEFSQGMDLHLDIDEVPNNFVMTDSHASNELTGQFQDTQIMHSSENGVSLIPYAVTPCVSILPSVPECDNNINMMCEVGIKNEDCFQTEQWQNISIEPGSYSSEAANNFSAPLYPLQTSEPATMMGGPSNYQTFVTSLPPSFISSDGTSNASDVKFEKNRCSVSHQDLEIKTCHNSSGDPDQSSYISSEGDRNRTSEPMDSIPDSEKKQLVDLEQSCLEPISCEGDRNRISESMDSIPDSEKKQLVDLEQSCLEPTAYIGKEALSSHGDSVLSEKEDAGALCYEPPCFASFEVPFVSCELVTSSDLPEYSPLGIRELMRSSLNFPTPVRLWGSPTRDGSPDAVLKNAAKSFVCTPSIMKKRPRDLSSPTPDIRNEKKLNAEKDCGRSGMSSTRIGKSCMDTPDDFVDLVSPTRKTAFQKKLKLSQENKENLNQITDQGENEGNAKHSAGILTDRSVDNLNTPKHGPNYESQRLNTSTKAWSNSKDIIFSRSKPSELLVEKSIPCIDADYEYVNILADTPGIKRGLESPSAWKSPLFTPFQDAYFMSPASRAFDALGLVKQINEQSAAALEEAHEVLASGSPWKRHCKENNDKENTAWKNEVGTSKPPSKPMAEGRVLDFNECSTPVRKKEDKTVDLALGGSASSSVASSYLWMNVR; this is translated from the exons ATGACGAGCGAAGGGCAGATGACTTCGAAGGGCACAGAGGCTTCAGCTCCTGCTGTTCCTCCTGATGAAGGAGTCAGAAAAGAACCTCAAAAAGGGCGATTGCCCAATGG GAGGACAACTGGTCCAGCACGTCGCTCATCAAAGGGAAACTGGACTGCAGAAGAG GATGACATACTTCGCAAAGCTGTTGAAACTTACAAAGGGAAAAATTGGAAAAAGATAG CTGAATGTTTTCCAGGTAGGACCGATGTTCAATGTTTGCATAGGTGGCAGAAGGTTTTgaaccctgaacttgttaaagGGCCATGGTCCAAAGAA gAAGATGATATCATTATTCAGATGGTAAACAAACTTGGGCCAAAGAAATGGTCAACCATTGCCCAAGCTCTGCCTGGACGTATTGGAAAGCAATGTCGAGAAAG ATGGCACAACCATCTTAATCCAGGGATCAATAAGGAAGCTTGGACACAAGAGGAGGAAATCAAGCTCATCCATGTTCATCAAACCTATGGAAACAAATGGGCTGAACTGACAAAGTTTTTACCAGGAAG GACAGACAATGCAATAAAAAATCATTGGCACAGCTCGGTGAAGAAGAAAATTGATTCATACAGAGCATCTGGATTACTGGCTCAATTCCAGGGCCTAGCACCTGTTGAATACACTACTGGTGGTTTAAGTGTTGATTCTTCATCTGCAATGACCAACCAAATTAGTGAAGACAGTGGTCTTAATATTTTTCGGGAGGTGGAAGATTCGACAGAGTTAAGTCAATCATCGTTTGCCAAGGGTTCTTGCTCTCAGGAGGAGCTAACTGATGTCACTTTGGGATCTCATTTAAATGTGCATGAATCATTGTGTCAGGATGGTTTCATTAATGCTGACAATGCTGCTTCTGCATTACCTGAGATGCATCACCAGTTATCCACTTCTGACATGGATCAAGATAAACACTTCCAGGACGAGTTATCTCAAGGGATGGATTTGGATAAACAGTTGCAATTGCAGCAAGAATTTTCTCAAGGAATGGATTTGCATCTTGACATAGATGAAGTACCAAACAATTTTGTGATGACAGATAGCCATGCATCCAATGAGCTTACGGGTCAATTTCAGGACACACAGATTATGCATAGTTCAGAAAATGGAGTATCTTTGATACCTTATGCTGTAACACCATGTGTTTCCATCTTACCTAGTGTTCCTGAATGTGACAATAACATAAATATGATGTGTGAAGTGGGCATAAAAAATGAGGATTGTTTCCAGACTGAACAGTGGCAGAATATTTCCATTGAACCAGGTTCATATTCTTCTGAAGCTGCAAACAACTTTTCTGCACCACTTTACCCATTGCAGACATCTGAACCTGCAACCATGATGGGCGGCCCTTCGAACTATCAGACTTTTGTAACATCATTACCGCCATCCTTCATTTCTTCAGATGGTACTTCCAATGCATCTGATGTCAAATTTGAGAAGAATCGCTGTTCTGTTTCTCACCAAGATTTGGAGATTAAAACCTGCCACAATTCTTCAGGTGATCCTGATCAAAGTTCATATATTAGCAGCGAAGGTGACAGAAACAGGACTTCTGAACCAATGGACAGCATACCAGATTCTGAAAAGAAACAGCTGGTTGATCTTGAACAATCATGTTTGGAGCCCATTAGCTGCGAAGGTGACAGAAACAGGATTTCTGAATCAATGGACAGCATACCAGATTCTGAAAAGAAACAGCTGGTTGATCTCGAACAATCATGTTTGGAGCCTACAGCCTACATTGGAAAAGAAGCACTATCAAGTCATGGTGACTCTGTATTAAGCGAAAAGGAGGATGCTGGAGCTTTATGCTATGAACCTCCTTGCTTTGCGAGCTTTGAAGTTCCCTTTGTCAGCTGCGAGCTTGTAACCTCAAGTGATCTCCCAGAATACAGTCCTCTTGGCATTCGAGAGTTGATGAGGTCATCCTTGAATTTCCCTACCCCAGTAAGATTGTGGGGCTCCCCTACTCGTGATGGTAGTCCTGATGCTGTGCTAAAAAATGCTGCCAAAAGTTTTGTGTGCACCCCATCCATAATGAAAAAACGGCCGAGGGATCTCTCATCTCCAACTCCTGATAtaagaaatgaaaagaaattgaaTGCTGAAAAGGATTGTGGGAGGTCAGGCATGTCCTCTACAAGAATTGGGAAATCTTGCATGGACACCCCTGATGATTTTGTTGATTTAGTTTCGCCGACAAGGAAAACTGCATTTCAAAAGAAGCTCAAGCTTTCtcaagaaaacaaagaaaatttaAATCAAATTACTGATCAGGGAGAAAATGAAGGCAATGCAAAG CATTCTGCAGGGATTCTTACTGATAGAAGTGTCGACAACCTCAATACACCTAAGCATGGTCCAAATTATGAAAGTCAGAGGCTAAATACCAGTACAAAGGCTTGGTCTAACTCTAAAGATATAATATTTTCTAGATCAAAGCCATCTGAACTTCTCGTTGAGAAATCTATACCCTGCATTGATGCAGATTACGAGTATGTGAACAT ATTGGCTGATACTCCAGGTATTAAAAGAGGCTTAGAATCTCCCTCTGCATGGAAGTCTCCTTTGTTCACACCATTCCAG GATGCATACTTCATGAGCCCAGCAAGCAGAGCTTTTGATGCCTTAGGATTGGTGAAGCAGATTAATGAGCAGAGTGCTGCTGCTTTGGAGGAAGCGCATGAGGTTCTGGCAAGCGGTAGCCCATGGAAGCGACACTGCAAGGAAAACAATGACAAAGAAAATACAGCTTGGAAGAACGAAGTTGGAACAAGCAAACCTCCATCCAAACCCATG GCAGAAGGACGGGTGCTCGATTTCAATGAATGCTCCACACCTGTGAGGAAGAAAGAAGATAAGACAGTGGACCTCGCTTTAGGAGGATCTGCAAGCTCCTCTGTTGCTTCCTCTTATCTTTGGATGAATGTGCGGTAG
- the LOC120697077 gene encoding transcription factor MYB3R-1-like isoform X4: MTSEGQMTSKGTEASAPAVPPDEGVRKEPQKGRLPNGRTTGPARRSSKGNWTAEEDDILRKAVETYKGKNWKKIAECFPGRTDVQCLHRWQKVLNPELVKGPWSKEEDDIIIQMVNKLGPKKWSTIAQALPGRIGKQCRERWHNHLNPGINKEAWTQEEEIKLIHVHQTYGNKWAELTKFLPGRTDNAIKNHWHSSVKKKIDSYRASGLLAQFQGLAPVEYTTGGLSVDSSSAMTNQISEDSGLNIFREVEDSTELSQSSFAKGSCSQEELTDVTLGSHLNVHESLCQDGFINADNAASALPEMHHQLSTSDMDQDKHFQDELSQGMDLDKQLQLQQEFSQGMDLHLDIDEVPNNFVMTDSHASNELTGQFQDTQIMHSSENGVSLIPYAVTPCVSILPSVPECDNNINMMCEVGIKNEDCFQTEQWQNISIEPGSYSSEAANNFSAPLYPLQTSEPATMMGGPSNYQTFVTSLPPSFISSDGTSNASDVKFEKNRCSVSHQDLEIKTCHNSSGDPDQSSYISSEGDRNRTSEPMDSIPDSEKKQLVDLEQSCLEPTAYIGKEALSSHGDSVLSEKEDAGALCYEPPCFASFEVPFVSCELVTSSDLPEYSPLGIRELMRSSLNFPTPVRLWGSPTRDGSPDAVLKNAAKSFVCTPSIMKKRPRDLSSPTPDIRNEKKLNAEKDCGRSGMSSTRIGKSCMDTPDDFVDLVSPTRKTAFQKKLKLSQENKENLNQITDQGENEGNAKVNHFTEGKRCSTVNSDSTNSLHSAGILTDRSVDNLNTPKHGPNYESQRLNTSTKAWSNSKDIIFSRSKPSELLVEKSIPCIDADYEYVNILADTPGIKRGLESPSAWKSPLFTPFQDAYFMSPASRAFDALGLVKQINEQSAAALEEAHEVLASGSPWKRHCKENNDKENTAWKNEVGTSKPPSKPMAEGRVLDFNECSTPVRKKEDKTVDLALGGSASSSVASSYLWMNVR, translated from the exons ATGACGAGCGAAGGGCAGATGACTTCGAAGGGCACAGAGGCTTCAGCTCCTGCTGTTCCTCCTGATGAAGGAGTCAGAAAAGAACCTCAAAAAGGGCGATTGCCCAATGG GAGGACAACTGGTCCAGCACGTCGCTCATCAAAGGGAAACTGGACTGCAGAAGAG GATGACATACTTCGCAAAGCTGTTGAAACTTACAAAGGGAAAAATTGGAAAAAGATAG CTGAATGTTTTCCAGGTAGGACCGATGTTCAATGTTTGCATAGGTGGCAGAAGGTTTTgaaccctgaacttgttaaagGGCCATGGTCCAAAGAA gAAGATGATATCATTATTCAGATGGTAAACAAACTTGGGCCAAAGAAATGGTCAACCATTGCCCAAGCTCTGCCTGGACGTATTGGAAAGCAATGTCGAGAAAG ATGGCACAACCATCTTAATCCAGGGATCAATAAGGAAGCTTGGACACAAGAGGAGGAAATCAAGCTCATCCATGTTCATCAAACCTATGGAAACAAATGGGCTGAACTGACAAAGTTTTTACCAGGAAG GACAGACAATGCAATAAAAAATCATTGGCACAGCTCGGTGAAGAAGAAAATTGATTCATACAGAGCATCTGGATTACTGGCTCAATTCCAGGGCCTAGCACCTGTTGAATACACTACTGGTGGTTTAAGTGTTGATTCTTCATCTGCAATGACCAACCAAATTAGTGAAGACAGTGGTCTTAATATTTTTCGGGAGGTGGAAGATTCGACAGAGTTAAGTCAATCATCGTTTGCCAAGGGTTCTTGCTCTCAGGAGGAGCTAACTGATGTCACTTTGGGATCTCATTTAAATGTGCATGAATCATTGTGTCAGGATGGTTTCATTAATGCTGACAATGCTGCTTCTGCATTACCTGAGATGCATCACCAGTTATCCACTTCTGACATGGATCAAGATAAACACTTCCAGGACGAGTTATCTCAAGGGATGGATTTGGATAAACAGTTGCAATTGCAGCAAGAATTTTCTCAAGGAATGGATTTGCATCTTGACATAGATGAAGTACCAAACAATTTTGTGATGACAGATAGCCATGCATCCAATGAGCTTACGGGTCAATTTCAGGACACACAGATTATGCATAGTTCAGAAAATGGAGTATCTTTGATACCTTATGCTGTAACACCATGTGTTTCCATCTTACCTAGTGTTCCTGAATGTGACAATAACATAAATATGATGTGTGAAGTGGGCATAAAAAATGAGGATTGTTTCCAGACTGAACAGTGGCAGAATATTTCCATTGAACCAGGTTCATATTCTTCTGAAGCTGCAAACAACTTTTCTGCACCACTTTACCCATTGCAGACATCTGAACCTGCAACCATGATGGGCGGCCCTTCGAACTATCAGACTTTTGTAACATCATTACCGCCATCCTTCATTTCTTCAGATGGTACTTCCAATGCATCTGATGTCAAATTTGAGAAGAATCGCTGTTCTGTTTCTCACCAAGATTTGGAGATTAAAACCTGCCACAATTCTTCAGGTGATCCTGATCAAAGTTCATATATTAGCAGCGAAGGTGACAGAAACAGGACTTCTGAACCAATGGACAGCATACCAGATTCTGAAAAGAAACAGCTGGTTGATCTTGAACAATCAT GTTTGGAGCCTACAGCCTACATTGGAAAAGAAGCACTATCAAGTCATGGTGACTCTGTATTAAGCGAAAAGGAGGATGCTGGAGCTTTATGCTATGAACCTCCTTGCTTTGCGAGCTTTGAAGTTCCCTTTGTCAGCTGCGAGCTTGTAACCTCAAGTGATCTCCCAGAATACAGTCCTCTTGGCATTCGAGAGTTGATGAGGTCATCCTTGAATTTCCCTACCCCAGTAAGATTGTGGGGCTCCCCTACTCGTGATGGTAGTCCTGATGCTGTGCTAAAAAATGCTGCCAAAAGTTTTGTGTGCACCCCATCCATAATGAAAAAACGGCCGAGGGATCTCTCATCTCCAACTCCTGATAtaagaaatgaaaagaaattgaaTGCTGAAAAGGATTGTGGGAGGTCAGGCATGTCCTCTACAAGAATTGGGAAATCTTGCATGGACACCCCTGATGATTTTGTTGATTTAGTTTCGCCGACAAGGAAAACTGCATTTCAAAAGAAGCTCAAGCTTTCtcaagaaaacaaagaaaatttaAATCAAATTACTGATCAGGGAGAAAATGAAGGCAATGCAAAGGTAAACCATTTCACAGAAGGCAAGAGATGTTCCACTGTGAACAGTGATTCCACAAACAGTTTA CATTCTGCAGGGATTCTTACTGATAGAAGTGTCGACAACCTCAATACACCTAAGCATGGTCCAAATTATGAAAGTCAGAGGCTAAATACCAGTACAAAGGCTTGGTCTAACTCTAAAGATATAATATTTTCTAGATCAAAGCCATCTGAACTTCTCGTTGAGAAATCTATACCCTGCATTGATGCAGATTACGAGTATGTGAACAT ATTGGCTGATACTCCAGGTATTAAAAGAGGCTTAGAATCTCCCTCTGCATGGAAGTCTCCTTTGTTCACACCATTCCAG GATGCATACTTCATGAGCCCAGCAAGCAGAGCTTTTGATGCCTTAGGATTGGTGAAGCAGATTAATGAGCAGAGTGCTGCTGCTTTGGAGGAAGCGCATGAGGTTCTGGCAAGCGGTAGCCCATGGAAGCGACACTGCAAGGAAAACAATGACAAAGAAAATACAGCTTGGAAGAACGAAGTTGGAACAAGCAAACCTCCATCCAAACCCATG GCAGAAGGACGGGTGCTCGATTTCAATGAATGCTCCACACCTGTGAGGAAGAAAGAAGATAAGACAGTGGACCTCGCTTTAGGAGGATCTGCAAGCTCCTCTGTTGCTTCCTCTTATCTTTGGATGAATGTGCGGTAG